The Caulifigura coniformis genome includes a region encoding these proteins:
- a CDS encoding S1C family serine protease, with amino-acid sequence MRRPIRSALIRSAHPARLRAAACLAAASLLLFPCVRAQAVEPQVLEEQARRIDVIQKMAPSVVAIFAKDGNGGGSGVVVSPDGYVVTNFHVVMGQGSFLKCGLNDGKLYDSVLVGVDPTGDVAVIKLVGRSDFPAATIGDSETVRVGDGAYAVGNPFLLAADFQPTVTYGMVSGIHRYQFPSETFLEYTDCIQVDTSINPGNSGGPLFNEKAELIGINGRISVEKRGRKNVGAGYAISINQVMNFLDHLKSGRIVDHATLGAVVATNNDGTVTVTNILENSEAYRRGLQVGDELVSFAGRPIHTANEFKNVLGIYPDGWKLPLTYRRRDKEERILVRLRRLHRASELELAGLEEKKPREKPEPEKPPADPKKQHNRDGDPNPDPKKRSGGQPPQFPDEVTRLFEERDGYANFYFNRVAQDRLLEVLQGWGPYSDSKGAWQLTGQLDPRTPVQIKLGDEAIAMRIGDKTIGQPLNQDLTDLPAGSGGWLPAMHSLRQILTRQGEAFSDLYYVGSEPLDGTGPRVDVLEALRGESTCRWYFDQKSKLCVGMDYRRQEDVDECEMRFAELREFGPLRFPSVIEVRHAGQPVGAFQVDSLQVSGAPKTAAK; translated from the coding sequence ATGCGTCGCCCGATTCGTTCCGCCCTGATTCGTTCCGCTCATCCCGCCCGTCTGCGGGCGGCGGCCTGCCTGGCGGCCGCCAGCCTCCTGTTGTTCCCGTGCGTCCGAGCCCAGGCCGTCGAGCCACAGGTCCTCGAAGAACAGGCGCGCCGAATCGACGTCATCCAGAAAATGGCCCCCTCGGTCGTTGCCATCTTTGCCAAAGACGGCAACGGCGGTGGGTCAGGCGTCGTCGTCTCGCCCGATGGCTATGTCGTCACCAACTTCCACGTGGTGATGGGGCAGGGCAGTTTCCTGAAGTGCGGCCTGAACGACGGCAAGCTCTACGACTCGGTTCTCGTCGGCGTCGACCCGACCGGAGACGTCGCCGTCATCAAGCTCGTCGGACGCAGTGATTTTCCCGCCGCGACCATCGGCGACAGCGAAACGGTCCGCGTCGGCGACGGCGCTTACGCCGTCGGGAACCCGTTCCTCCTCGCGGCCGATTTTCAGCCGACGGTCACCTACGGCATGGTCAGCGGCATCCATCGTTACCAGTTCCCTTCGGAAACCTTTCTGGAATACACCGACTGCATTCAGGTCGACACCTCGATCAATCCGGGCAACTCGGGCGGTCCGCTGTTCAACGAAAAGGCCGAACTGATCGGGATCAACGGGCGGATCTCCGTCGAGAAGCGGGGGCGTAAGAATGTCGGAGCCGGTTATGCGATCTCAATCAACCAGGTGATGAACTTTCTGGATCACCTGAAAAGCGGACGGATCGTCGACCACGCGACGCTGGGCGCCGTCGTCGCCACGAATAACGATGGCACGGTCACGGTCACCAACATTCTCGAGAACTCCGAGGCCTATCGCCGCGGCCTGCAGGTCGGCGATGAACTCGTATCCTTCGCCGGCCGCCCCATCCACACGGCCAACGAGTTCAAGAACGTCCTTGGCATCTATCCCGATGGCTGGAAGCTGCCGCTGACGTATCGCCGCCGCGACAAGGAAGAGAGAATCCTGGTCCGGCTGCGAAGGCTTCATCGAGCTTCTGAACTCGAACTCGCTGGCCTTGAGGAGAAGAAGCCCCGGGAAAAACCGGAACCCGAGAAGCCGCCGGCCGATCCGAAGAAGCAGCACAACCGCGACGGTGACCCCAACCCCGATCCGAAGAAACGCAGCGGCGGGCAGCCGCCGCAATTCCCTGACGAAGTCACCAGGCTTTTTGAAGAGCGGGACGGATACGCGAACTTCTACTTCAACCGCGTGGCACAGGATCGGTTGCTGGAAGTCCTTCAGGGTTGGGGGCCTTACTCCGATTCGAAGGGAGCATGGCAACTGACCGGGCAGCTCGACCCGCGAACTCCGGTTCAGATCAAGCTCGGCGACGAAGCAATCGCCATGCGGATCGGCGACAAGACGATCGGCCAGCCGTTGAACCAGGACCTCACGGATCTCCCGGCCGGAAGCGGCGGCTGGCTCCCTGCCATGCACTCTCTGCGTCAGATCCTCACCCGGCAGGGCGAGGCCTTCAGCGACCTCTACTATGTCGGGAGCGAGCCCCTTGACGGAACCGGCCCGCGCGTCGATGTGCTCGAGGCCCTGCGGGGTGAATCGACCTGCCGATGGTACTTCGACCAGAAATCGAAGCTCTGCGTCGGCATGGACTATCGCCGCCAGGAAGACGTCGACGAGTGCGAAATGCGGTTTGCTGAGCTGCGCGAATTCGGGCCGCTTCGATTCCCTTCCGTCATCGAAGTGCGGCACGCCGGTCAGCCGGTGGGCGCCTTCCAGGTCGACTCGCTGCAGGTGAGCGGCGCACCGAAGACGGCCGCAAAGTAA
- the proC gene encoding pyrroline-5-carboxylate reductase: MSAVETVRVGFIGCGRMATAIAQGLIRAGFVSESHVTGSDPSASMRDAFTNATGSPVVAENRVVVSGSDVIVLAVKPQHMASVLNEISGSVEARHLIVSVAAGVPLAMISAAFRAGTRVIRVMPNTPCLVGAGATAFARGPKATEADATLVERLFSTIGIAIEVPEPLLDAVTGLSGSGPAYVFQVIEALSDGGVRCGLPRNISTRLAAQTVLGAAKMVLDTGEHPGSLKDGVTSPGGTTIAGLHQLERGALRGTLMNAVEAATTRSQELGRAANPGK; the protein is encoded by the coding sequence ATGTCCGCAGTGGAAACAGTTCGAGTTGGCTTTATCGGCTGCGGACGGATGGCGACCGCCATTGCACAGGGGCTCATCCGGGCCGGTTTCGTCAGCGAGTCGCACGTCACTGGAAGCGATCCGTCGGCGTCAATGCGCGACGCATTCACCAACGCGACCGGATCTCCGGTCGTCGCCGAGAATCGGGTCGTCGTCAGCGGCAGCGACGTGATCGTCCTCGCGGTCAAGCCGCAGCACATGGCGTCGGTCCTGAACGAGATTTCCGGCAGTGTTGAAGCAAGACACCTGATTGTGTCGGTAGCGGCCGGCGTCCCCCTGGCGATGATCTCCGCCGCCTTCCGTGCGGGCACGCGTGTCATTCGGGTGATGCCCAACACTCCCTGCCTGGTTGGGGCAGGGGCCACCGCCTTTGCAAGGGGCCCCAAGGCGACCGAGGCCGACGCCACTCTGGTCGAACGCCTCTTTTCGACCATCGGGATCGCGATCGAAGTCCCCGAGCCGCTCCTGGACGCCGTGACCGGCCTCTCGGGCAGCGGCCCGGCCTACGTCTTCCAGGTGATCGAGGCCCTCAGTGATGGGGGGGTCCGCTGCGGCCTCCCGCGCAACATCTCCACCAGGCTCGCCGCCCAGACCGTCCTCGGCGCCGCCAAGATGGTCCTGGACACCGGCGAACACCCAGGTTCGCTCAAAGATGGTGTCACCAGCCCGGGAGGAACGACCATCGCCGGCCTCCATCAACTGGAGCGCGGCGCCCTGCGCGGAACGCTGATGAACGCGGTCGAGGCGGCGACGACGCGTTCGCAGGAACTGGGACGCGCCGCAAACCCCGGAAAATAG
- a CDS encoding amidohydrolase family protein: MGIRRREFLTTSTAVLWALGHAARAADPVGPQLIVDTHQHLWVRDQIDPPWVGGAAGILRLSYGPAEYREATRGLNVRSIYMEIAAAEADLDREAETAIAWCGAKNSTMVGAIIGGRPSSDAFGDYIARHAASKSVQGVRQVLHAGTPPGTCLDPKFVAGMRVLGERGLTFDLCMRPGELLDGAKLAAQCPETRFVIDHCGNADPKAFLKGDVAGKPSHSADDWKRAMERLAALPNTVCKISGLVARAPLVWDAEVLAPVINHCLEVFGPDRVIFGSDWPVCLTRATLQQWVAALREIISSRPAADQEKLWSGNALRMYKLSIT; this comes from the coding sequence ATGGGCATTCGCCGCCGAGAATTCCTCACGACTTCCACTGCCGTCCTCTGGGCTCTCGGGCACGCCGCCCGCGCAGCCGATCCCGTCGGCCCGCAGCTCATCGTGGATACCCACCAGCACCTGTGGGTCCGCGACCAGATCGATCCCCCCTGGGTCGGCGGCGCGGCGGGAATCCTGCGGCTGTCCTACGGCCCGGCCGAGTACCGCGAAGCCACTCGAGGTCTCAACGTGCGGTCCATCTACATGGAGATCGCTGCGGCCGAGGCCGATCTTGATCGCGAAGCCGAGACAGCAATCGCCTGGTGCGGCGCGAAGAACTCGACGATGGTCGGGGCGATCATCGGAGGCCGGCCTTCTTCGGACGCCTTTGGGGACTACATCGCCCGTCATGCCGCGTCGAAGTCCGTGCAGGGCGTGCGACAGGTCCTGCATGCCGGCACACCTCCGGGAACCTGCCTCGATCCGAAGTTTGTCGCGGGAATGCGGGTGCTGGGGGAACGGGGACTGACGTTCGACCTGTGCATGCGACCGGGAGAATTGCTGGACGGTGCGAAACTCGCCGCGCAGTGCCCGGAGACGCGATTCGTGATCGATCACTGCGGGAACGCCGATCCCAAGGCGTTTCTCAAGGGAGATGTCGCCGGAAAGCCATCGCATTCGGCGGACGACTGGAAGCGAGCGATGGAACGGCTCGCAGCGCTCCCCAATACAGTCTGCAAGATTTCCGGGCTCGTCGCCCGCGCTCCCCTGGTCTGGGATGCAGAGGTTCTGGCCCCCGTGATCAATCATTGCCTGGAAGTCTTCGGCCCTGACCGGGTGATCTTCGGTTCGGATTGGCCGGTCTGCCTGACGCGGGCAACTCTCCAGCAATGGGTCGCAGCCCTGCGCGAGATCATTTCGAGCCGTCCCGCGGCGGACCAGGAGAAGCTGTGGTCCGGGAACGCCCTCCGCATGTACAAGTTAAGCATCACCTGA
- a CDS encoding response regulator codes for MNNVVRLALVDPLDSSRNSVKNLLLGIDTVWLEAECSRYDFFSDIVQQTQPDIALINLDNDSQKGLGLLAQITQELPTCAVFVLSSSQEGSLILQAMRMGAKEFLNSPLKLDDFMAALDRLHSSGGKRDKTRGSRVISVCGASGGIGCTSLAINLGCILAQNKANSVAIIDLDLALGDSDVWLDIIPDYTIQDVAENITRLDYSLLKRSLSQHASGAFLLPRPIHMEEHPPINAEQLQRVIALLRATFSHLIIDLSKAFSPLDLGAIQVSDVTLLVTQLDLPCLRNVVRLLQFLDERELSQNLKVLVNRVGLGDSQISLSKALETIGREVYWQLPNEYATMIESRNNGVPLIMQAPRSKLTKSVEALAAQLDSTTSGGSGEAGEAAEKPKRRLFSFLSSK; via the coding sequence ATGAATAACGTCGTCCGCCTGGCACTTGTCGATCCTCTCGACTCCTCGCGCAATTCCGTCAAGAACCTCCTCCTGGGGATCGACACGGTGTGGCTCGAGGCGGAGTGCTCGCGATACGACTTCTTCAGCGACATCGTCCAGCAGACTCAGCCGGACATTGCGCTCATCAACCTGGACAACGATTCGCAGAAGGGGCTCGGTCTTCTCGCCCAGATCACGCAGGAACTTCCCACGTGCGCGGTGTTCGTGCTTTCGAGTTCGCAGGAAGGAAGCCTGATCCTGCAGGCGATGCGGATGGGGGCCAAGGAGTTCTTGAACTCGCCGCTGAAGCTGGATGACTTCATGGCGGCCCTCGACCGCCTGCACTCGAGTGGCGGCAAGCGGGACAAGACCCGCGGCAGCCGCGTGATCTCGGTGTGCGGAGCGAGCGGAGGCATCGGCTGCACGTCACTGGCGATCAACCTGGGCTGCATCCTCGCGCAGAACAAGGCGAACAGTGTCGCGATCATCGACCTCGACCTGGCGCTTGGGGACTCGGACGTCTGGCTGGACATCATTCCCGATTACACGATCCAGGACGTCGCCGAGAACATTACGCGGCTCGACTACTCGCTGCTCAAGCGGTCTCTGTCGCAGCACGCCAGCGGCGCCTTCCTGCTGCCGCGCCCGATCCACATGGAAGAGCATCCGCCGATCAACGCGGAGCAGCTGCAGCGCGTGATCGCACTGCTCAGGGCGACCTTCTCGCACCTGATCATCGATCTGAGCAAGGCGTTTTCACCGCTCGACCTCGGGGCGATCCAGGTCTCAGATGTGACACTGCTGGTGACGCAGCTCGACCTCCCCTGCCTGCGGAATGTGGTCCGGCTCCTGCAATTCCTGGACGAGCGCGAGCTGAGCCAGAACCTGAAGGTGCTGGTGAATCGCGTCGGCCTGGGCGACTCTCAGATCAGCCTGAGCAAGGCGCTGGAAACGATCGGGCGTGAAGTTTACTGGCAGCTGCCGAACGAGTACGCGACGATGATCGAGTCGCGCAACAACGGCGTTCCGCTGATCATGCAGGCGCCGCGCAGCAAGCTGACGAAGTCGGTCGAGGCTCTAGCCGCTCAGCTCGATTCAACCACATCGGGAGGTTCCGGGGAGGCCGGGGAGGCCGCTGAGAAGCCGAAACGGCGGCTGTTCAGCTTCCTCAGCTCGAAGTAA
- a CDS encoding branched-chain amino acid ABC transporter permease produces MTALDSTTPLLRGPSTEPQSTGYSLLKSAGPLVAALAFAFVMYWLQTSVLDRFPAAVAMNAGIAMMLALSLSIVNGMTGQFSIGHAGFMALGGYSAGMITYYGSMLIWDSTARQGGAFGAGSFFFAAACLFGGLVAAAAGYVVGLPSLRLRGDYLAIVTLGFGEILRVLLQQTNPTLDSLDAVRNAKWSQLIPAPVGGAEGFFGLPRYTNLFWIGLFLALTVIIAYRLKVSGIGRAMIAVREDEIAAYAMGVNVTRVKVRSFIIAAGLAGVAGGLFAHQFKLEPGNAGFQLSFEYIIMTVLGGQGSITGVLTAAATLSVVQEYLRAFDEYRLIIYSLLLIVMMLLRPQGLFGNWEIWHLWSGKSRAAGGKGL; encoded by the coding sequence GTGACCGCTCTCGATTCCACCACGCCACTCCTGCGTGGCCCGTCCACAGAACCGCAGTCGACCGGATACTCGCTGCTGAAAAGTGCGGGGCCGCTGGTCGCCGCGCTGGCGTTCGCCTTCGTGATGTACTGGCTTCAGACCAGCGTTCTCGACCGCTTTCCCGCCGCTGTCGCGATGAACGCGGGCATCGCCATGATGCTGGCGCTGTCGCTGAGCATCGTGAACGGCATGACGGGCCAGTTCTCGATCGGACATGCCGGCTTCATGGCGCTCGGCGGCTACTCCGCCGGAATGATCACCTACTACGGCTCGATGCTGATCTGGGACTCCACCGCCCGGCAGGGTGGGGCGTTCGGCGCCGGCAGCTTCTTCTTTGCGGCCGCCTGCCTGTTCGGCGGCCTGGTCGCCGCGGCGGCCGGATACGTCGTTGGCCTCCCGTCCCTCCGTCTCAGGGGAGACTATCTCGCCATCGTGACGCTCGGCTTCGGCGAAATCCTGCGGGTGTTGCTGCAGCAGACGAATCCCACACTGGACTCCCTCGACGCGGTCCGCAACGCAAAGTGGAGTCAGTTGATCCCGGCGCCCGTCGGCGGCGCGGAAGGCTTCTTCGGCCTCCCGCGTTATACCAATCTGTTCTGGATCGGGCTGTTTCTCGCCCTGACGGTCATCATCGCCTACCGGCTGAAGGTCTCCGGAATCGGCCGCGCGATGATTGCGGTCCGTGAGGACGAGATCGCGGCTTACGCCATGGGCGTCAACGTGACCCGTGTGAAAGTGCGCAGCTTCATCATCGCCGCGGGCCTCGCCGGAGTGGCCGGAGGATTGTTCGCCCACCAGTTCAAGCTGGAACCGGGCAACGCCGGATTTCAGCTCTCGTTCGAGTACATCATCATGACGGTCCTCGGAGGTCAGGGGTCGATCACCGGCGTCCTCACGGCAGCGGCAACCCTCAGCGTCGTCCAGGAATACCTGCGTGCCTTCGATGAGTATCGACTCATCATCTACTCGCTGCTGCTGATCGTCATGATGCTGCTCCGTCCGCAGGGGCTCTTTGGCAACTGGGAAATCTGGCATCTGTGGTCGGGAAAAAGCCGCGCGGCGGGAGGGAAAGGCCTGTGA
- a CDS encoding ABC transporter ATP-binding protein: protein MTTETPLLAVKDLEVGYGAIQALRGISLEVRQGEIVTLIGANGAGKTTTLRAISGMLRPRSGQVSYDGRSVIGVRPHLMVGRRLIHVPEGRGIFLNLTVEENLRLGAYTRTDDYTDDLNRVYELFPRVKERLKQTAGTMSGGEQQMLAIGRALLARPRLLLLDEPSLGLAPKIVQTIFSVIREINQSGTTILLIEQNARMALQSAHRAYVLEAGKIIMDGDARELVASDEVRKAYLGAH from the coding sequence ATGACGACTGAAACGCCGCTCCTCGCAGTGAAAGACCTGGAGGTCGGCTATGGCGCCATCCAGGCGCTCCGCGGGATCTCCCTCGAAGTCCGCCAGGGAGAAATCGTGACCTTGATCGGCGCGAACGGCGCCGGCAAGACGACAACGCTTCGAGCCATCTCCGGGATGCTTCGACCGCGGTCCGGCCAGGTCTCCTACGACGGGCGTTCCGTCATTGGAGTCCGCCCCCATTTGATGGTCGGCCGCCGCCTGATCCACGTGCCCGAAGGACGCGGGATCTTCCTCAACCTGACCGTCGAAGAGAATCTGCGACTTGGAGCCTACACGCGGACTGACGACTACACGGACGACCTGAACCGCGTTTACGAACTCTTCCCGCGCGTGAAAGAGCGTCTGAAGCAGACCGCCGGCACGATGTCGGGGGGAGAACAGCAGATGCTCGCCATCGGACGGGCGTTGCTCGCCCGTCCCCGACTCCTGTTGCTCGACGAGCCCTCGCTCGGGCTGGCGCCGAAGATCGTCCAGACCATTTTCTCCGTCATCCGCGAGATCAATCAGTCCGGAACGACCATCCTCCTCATCGAACAGAACGCCCGCATGGCCCTGCAGTCGGCACATCGCGCCTATGTTCTCGAGGCGGGAAAGATCATTATGGACGGGGATGCCCGCGAACTGGTGGCCAGCGACGAAGTCCGGAAGGCCTATCTCGGAGCTCACTGA
- a CDS encoding ABC transporter ATP-binding protein, whose translation MSSPSSTARQSTSTSAEPLLEARGLSLSFGGLKAVSEFSLSLPRRGLYGLIGPNGAGKTTIFNILTGVYKPDCGELNLNSRNLVGCRPHIITASGIARTFQNIRLFGELSVLDNVRLGAQLRHPLGVFRTLLRGRGFFRCEASLTERAFQVLDLLGLSDSADAPATSLSYGHQRRLEIARALATAPQVLLLDEPAAGMNSKEKMALAETIRRLPDEFDVSILLIDHDMGLVMGVCDQITVVDHGVVIAHGPPALIQNDQRVIGAYLGEPTDDD comes from the coding sequence GTGAGCTCCCCGTCATCGACCGCGCGTCAATCGACCTCCACTTCGGCCGAACCTCTCCTCGAGGCCCGCGGCCTCAGCTTGTCCTTCGGCGGGCTGAAAGCCGTCTCCGAGTTCTCTCTGTCGCTGCCGCGGCGCGGGCTGTATGGACTGATCGGCCCCAACGGCGCCGGCAAGACGACCATCTTCAATATCCTCACCGGCGTCTATAAGCCCGATTGCGGCGAACTCAACCTGAACTCGCGGAACCTGGTCGGCTGCCGCCCCCATATCATCACGGCGAGCGGCATCGCGCGAACGTTCCAGAACATCCGGTTGTTCGGAGAACTGAGCGTCCTCGACAACGTGCGGCTCGGTGCCCAGTTGCGGCACCCGCTCGGGGTTTTCCGCACACTGCTGCGGGGCAGGGGCTTCTTCAGGTGCGAAGCCAGCCTCACCGAACGCGCCTTCCAGGTGCTCGACCTACTTGGCCTGTCGGACTCCGCCGACGCTCCCGCCACCTCGCTCAGCTATGGCCACCAGCGCCGCCTGGAAATCGCCCGGGCGCTCGCCACGGCTCCGCAGGTTCTGCTCCTCGACGAACCCGCCGCCGGCATGAATTCCAAGGAGAAGATGGCGCTCGCGGAAACCATCCGCCGCCTCCCCGACGAATTCGACGTCTCCATCCTGCTCATCGATCACGACATGGGACTCGTGATGGGAGTCTGCGATCAGATCACGGTCGTCGATCACGGCGTCGTGATCGCGCATGGTCCGCCGGCCCTGATCCAGAACGACCAGCGCGTCATCGGGGCCTACCTCGGAGAGCCGACCGATGACGACTGA
- a CDS encoding ABC transporter substrate-binding protein has translation MPLRLLSFAWLACLALFPFVVGCKPGGTTVENPSSEILIGHYASLTGPEATFGKSTDNGVKLAVDEINAAGGFKGRKIKLITYDDKSDAREVNQAVTRLVTSDKVVAVIGEVASSLSLVAGPICQEYGVPMISPSSTNTKVTAVGDMVSRVCFIDPFQAYVCAKFARENERVKASKAAILFAQDQTYSVQLREEFEKWFTQMGGVITSVQTHIKGDQDFSAQLTAIRATNPDVIFIPGYYTDVGNIAVQARNLNITVPLLGGDGWDSDKLPEIAGKAIDGCYYSNHYSPEDPSPRVQEFLTKYKKEFGATPDGLAALGYDAARILFEAMERSPDLKGENLAKAIAETKDFDGVTGKITIDAQRNAVKPAVILEMKDGQRKYVTTIEPIR, from the coding sequence ATGCCTCTGCGACTCCTGTCGTTCGCCTGGCTGGCCTGCCTGGCGTTATTTCCGTTCGTCGTCGGGTGCAAGCCCGGGGGCACGACGGTCGAGAACCCTTCTTCAGAAATTCTCATCGGACACTACGCGTCGCTCACGGGCCCTGAAGCGACGTTCGGGAAGTCGACGGACAACGGCGTCAAGCTGGCGGTCGACGAGATCAACGCGGCCGGCGGGTTCAAAGGCCGAAAAATCAAGCTGATCACCTACGACGACAAAAGCGACGCCCGCGAAGTGAACCAGGCCGTCACCCGCCTTGTCACCAGCGACAAGGTCGTCGCCGTGATTGGCGAAGTCGCCTCCAGCCTGTCCCTCGTGGCTGGACCGATCTGTCAGGAATATGGGGTTCCGATGATCAGTCCGTCATCGACGAACACCAAGGTGACCGCCGTCGGGGACATGGTGTCGCGGGTCTGCTTCATCGATCCGTTCCAGGCCTACGTGTGTGCGAAGTTCGCCCGTGAGAACGAACGGGTGAAAGCCTCGAAGGCGGCCATCCTGTTTGCCCAGGACCAGACCTACTCCGTGCAGCTGCGTGAGGAATTCGAGAAGTGGTTCACGCAGATGGGCGGCGTCATCACCTCGGTGCAGACGCACATCAAAGGGGACCAGGATTTCAGCGCCCAGCTGACGGCGATCCGCGCCACAAATCCTGATGTGATCTTCATTCCCGGTTACTACACCGACGTCGGAAACATCGCCGTCCAGGCGCGCAATCTCAACATCACGGTCCCGCTGCTCGGCGGCGACGGCTGGGATTCTGACAAGCTCCCCGAAATCGCCGGAAAAGCGATCGATGGCTGTTACTACTCCAACCACTACTCGCCGGAAGATCCCAGTCCCCGGGTGCAGGAGTTCCTCACGAAGTACAAGAAGGAGTTCGGGGCGACGCCCGATGGCCTCGCCGCTCTCGGCTACGACGCGGCCCGCATTCTTTTCGAGGCGATGGAACGCTCACCCGACCTGAAGGGTGAGAACCTGGCCAAGGCGATCGCCGAGACAAAAGACTTTGATGGCGTGACCGGCAAGATCACGATCGACGCTCAGCGAAACGCCGTGAAACCGGCCGTCATTCTCGAAATGAAAGATGGCCAGCGGAAATATGTGACGACCATCGAACCAATCCGTTGA
- a CDS encoding branched-chain amino acid ABC transporter permease: MADFVQTLVTSLSVGSLYALIALGYTMVYGILRFINFAHGDIVVLGAWTSFTFATLMRKHVLSGPEIPWWLGPVVLVASMIVCGGVGYLIERFAYRPLRTGKIPLLSRFLPARRVRPGSGINVLITAIGVSLLLQNVGQLKFVFGASPQRMPDLIPYYEVLKLTFAGDPPQSVVIGLVDVIILCASAVLMLVLEGVVFRTKLGTAMRAVSFNTETAALMGIPVDRVISATFVAGSMLAAAAGFLIAMKYPGLNQPAHTIWVLLGLKAFVAAVIGGIGNIRGAMLGGFIIAFVEQFGSYYVSSAYRDVYVFVLLILILLVKPNGILGKAVREKV, encoded by the coding sequence ATGGCTGATTTCGTTCAAACTCTCGTCACCTCGCTGTCTGTCGGCAGCCTGTATGCGCTGATCGCGCTGGGCTACACGATGGTCTACGGCATCCTGCGCTTCATCAACTTCGCCCATGGCGACATCGTTGTTCTCGGCGCCTGGACGAGCTTCACGTTCGCCACGCTCATGCGCAAGCATGTCCTCTCCGGCCCGGAGATCCCGTGGTGGCTGGGGCCCGTTGTGCTCGTCGCGTCCATGATCGTCTGCGGCGGCGTAGGCTATCTGATCGAACGCTTCGCCTATCGCCCCCTCAGGACCGGCAAGATCCCGCTGTTGTCGCGATTCCTTCCCGCACGGCGGGTTCGACCTGGTTCCGGGATTAACGTCCTGATCACCGCCATCGGCGTTTCGCTTCTGCTCCAGAACGTCGGGCAGCTCAAGTTTGTGTTCGGTGCCAGTCCGCAGCGGATGCCCGACCTGATTCCCTATTACGAAGTCCTGAAACTCACGTTTGCGGGAGATCCGCCACAATCTGTCGTGATTGGACTCGTCGACGTCATCATCCTCTGCGCTTCGGCGGTCCTGATGCTTGTCCTGGAAGGCGTCGTCTTCCGGACGAAGCTCGGAACAGCCATGCGGGCGGTCTCATTCAACACGGAAACAGCCGCCCTGATGGGCATCCCGGTGGATCGCGTGATTTCCGCCACGTTTGTCGCCGGCTCGATGCTCGCGGCAGCGGCCGGATTCCTGATCGCGATGAAGTACCCGGGATTGAACCAACCCGCTCACACGATCTGGGTGCTGCTGGGACTCAAGGCCTTCGTCGCGGCGGTCATCGGAGGCATCGGCAATATTCGCGGCGCCATGCTCGGCGGTTTCATCATCGCTTTCGTCGAGCAGTTCGGGTCGTACTACGTGTCCTCGGCCTACCGGGATGTTTATGTCTTCGTGCTGCTCATCCTGATTCTGCTGGTCAAGCCGAACGGAATCCTGGGCAAGGCCGTGCGGGAGAAAGTGTGA